A DNA window from Daucus carota subsp. sativus chromosome 3, DH1 v3.0, whole genome shotgun sequence contains the following coding sequences:
- the LOC108214480 gene encoding peroxisomal ATPase PEX1 — protein sequence MEQKHIYLSALGVGVGVGVGLGLGSGQGISKWSSIGAARNSSDFAGANADEIELELRRLLVDGKESSVTFDDFPYYISERIRMLLMSAAYVHLNHSDVSKHTRNLSAASSAILLSSVSELYHQMLAKALSHYFKAKLLLLDVTDFSMKMQGKYGSCKRETPLKNSVSDTALGRVSSLLGSFSILAAGRDTEDPLKRVSSWSFDEKTFVQSLYKVLVSVSETNSIILYIRDVEKLLLQSPRLYNLFDKMLKNLPGPVLLLGSQMLESDDASRDIDEKVTKLFSYTINIKPPEDESALMSWKAQVEEDMKTIQSQDNKNHIAEVLAANDLECYDLDSICQADSKVLNDHIQEIVVSALTFHLMNNKEPEYRNGKLLISSKSLSHGLSFFQEEKNSGKDNLKLETNESTKVIIGGDIIGLKSESKSTDNKSDADKTGSKQDGENKAQAKVEVPDNEFEKRIRPEVIPANEIGVTFADIGSLEETKESLQELVMLPLRRPDLFNGGLLKPCRGILLFGPPGTGKTMLAKAIAHDAGASFINVSMSTITSKWFGEDEKNVRALFTLAAKVSPTIIFVDEVDSMLGQRTRTGEHEAMRKIKNEFMTHWDGLLTKPGERILVLAATNRPFDLDEAIIRRFERRIMVGLPSAESREKILRTLLAKEKVEHLDFKELATMTEGYSGSDLKVLCVTAAYRPVRELIQQEREKDLEKKQKSAEGKDTENKEENKEESERVITLRSLNMEDLRQAKNQVAASFASEGSVMSELKQWNALYGEGGSRKKEQLSYFL from the exons ATGGAGCAGAAACACATATATTTATCAGCCTTGGGCGTGGGAGTAGGTGTTGGTGTTGGGCTTGGGTTGGGCTCAGGACAAGGTATTAGCAAATGGAGCAGCATTGGTGCGGCCCGGAACTCCTCAGATTTCGCCGGAGCTAATGCTGATGAGATCGAGCTGGAGCTCCGCCGTCTTCTCGTAGATGGTAAAGAAAGCTCCGTTACTTTTGATGACTTTCCCTACTATATCAG TGAGCGGATCCGGATGTTATTAATGAGTGCAGCATATGTTCATCTGAACCACTCCGATGTTTCCAAGCACACGCGAAATCTTTCAGCTGCGAGCAGTGCTATATTGCTCTCAAGCGTCAGTG AACTGTATCATCAAATGCTTGCAAAGGCGCTATCGCACtattttaaagcaaagttgCTATTGTTGGATGTCACAGACTTTTCTATGAAG ATGCAGGGCAAGTATGGTAGCTGTAAGAGAGAAACT CCTTTGAAGAACTCCGTCTCAGATACAGCTCTAGGACGAGTGTCCAGTTTATTGGGCTCCTTCTCAATCCTTGCAGCAGGGCGTGATACTGAAG ATCCTTTAAAACGAGTCAGCAGCTGGTCATTTGATGAAAAGACCTTCGTGCAGTCACTTTACAAG GTTTTAGTTTCTGTGTCCGAAACAAATTCCATCATACTTTACATCAGAGATGTTGAGAAGCTTCTTCTTCAATCGCCGAGGCTTTACAacttgtttgataaaatgttaaAGAACTTACCAGGACCAGTGTTACTTCTTGGTTCTCAAATGTTGGAGTCGGATGATGCTAGCAGGGACATCGATGAGAAGGTTACAAAGTTGTTTTCTTACACTATTAATATCAAACCACCGGAAGATGAGAGTGCTCTTATGAGTTGGAAAGCCCAAGTAGAAGAGGACATGAAGACAATCCAGTCTCAAGATAACAAAAATCATATCGCTGAGGTACTTGCAGCAAATGATCTTGAATGTTATGATCTAGATTCAATCTGTCAAGCAGATTCGAAGGTCCTCAATGATCATATCCAAGAAATTGTTGTATCAGCATTAACTTTTCATTTGATGAACAATAAAGAACCTGAATACAGAAATGGAAAGTTACTTATATCATCCAAGAG TTTGTCTCATGGATTGAGCTTCTTCCAGGAGGAAAAAAATAGTGGGAAAGATAATCTTAAGCTGGAGACAAATGAATCTACCAAG GTAATAATAGGAGGTGATATCATTGGATTAAAAAGTGAATCAAAATCAACTGATAATAAGAGCGATGCAGACAAAACGGGTTCCAAGCAGGATGGTGAAAATAAAGCCCAAGCTAAAGTG GAAGTTCCGGACAATGAATTTGAAAAGCGCATAAGGCCAGAGGTGATTCCTGCAAATGAGATTGGAGTGACATTCGCAGATATCGGTTCCTTGGAAGAAACAAAAGAATCACTGCAGGAGCTGGTCATGCTTCCTCTTCGAAGACCAGACCTGTTCAATGGTGGACTTCTTAAGCCTTGTCGAGGCATATTACTCTTTGGGCCTCCTGGCACTGGAAAAACAATGCTGGCAAAGGCCATTGCCCATGATGCTGGAGCGAGCTTTATAAATGTCTCTATGTCAACCATCACCTCAAAATGGTTTGGGGAAGATGAAAAGAATGTTCGCGCTTTATTCACTCTTGCAGCCAAGGTGTCTCCAACAATTATATTTGTTGATGAAGTCGATAGCATGCTTGGGCAGCGCACAAGGACTGGAGAGCATGAGGCTATGCGGAAAATCAAAAATGAGTTCATGACCCATTGGGATGGGCTGCTCACAAAACCTGGGGAGCGCATTCTTGTCCTTGCTGCTACCAACAGACCATTTGACCTTGATGAAGCAATTATAAGGCGATTTGAAAGGAG AATTATGGTTGGTCTACCATCTGCTGAGAGCAGAGAAAAGATATTGCGAACACTTCTGGCAAAAGAAAAGGTGGAACATTTAGATTTCAAAGAGCTCGCAACTATGACAGAAGGATATAGTGGAAGTGACCTTAAG GTTTTGTGTGTCACTGCAGCTTATCGACCAGTACGAGAACTGATACAACAAGAGAGGGAGAAAGACTTG gaaaagaagcagaaaagTGCAGAGGGGAAGGATACAGAAAATAAGGAAGAAAATAAGGAAGAAAGTGAGAGGGTAATTACTCTGAGGTCTCTAAACATGGAGGACTTGAGGCAGGCAAAGAATCAG GTTGCTGCCAGTTTTGCTTCTGAAGGGTCTGTGATGAGTGAGCTGAAACAATGGAATGCTTTGTACGGGGAGGGTGGTTCAAGGAAGAAGGAGCAGCTATCTTACTTCCTCTGA
- the LOC108214481 gene encoding reticulon-like protein B1 has product MAESQKSNGSDADHVKDITESKSSPMSTAKAKICRIFGRDNNKLFRGSAPADIFLWRNKKITAGVLGFATAIWVLFELLEYHFLTLVCHVLILALTSVFLWSNASTLFKRSPPTIPEVRLPEDVALGVASALRIEINGALAFLHGIAAGKDVKKFVIVIAGLWVFSVIGSCCNLLTLFYISFLLLHTVPVVYEKYEVKIDCFAKKVLHFYHLQAEKAKAEIKQQYAVFDDKFLSKIPKGLLKGKKFI; this is encoded by the exons ATGGCAGAGTCCCAAAAGTCGAATGGAAGCGATGCTGATCACGTTAAGGACATCACAGAGAGCAAGTCCTCGCCAATGTCGACAGCTAAAGCTAAGATTTGTCGCATTTTTGGGAGAGACAACAACAAGCTTTTCAGAGGCAGTGCAC CTGCTGATATTTTCCTCTGGAGAAACAAAAAGATTACTGCTGGTGTGCTTGGTTTCGCAACTGCTATTTGGGTGCTTTTCGAATTGCTTGAATACCATTTTCTTACTCTAGTATGCCATGTGCTTATCCTCGCTCTGACTTCCGTTTTCTTATGGTCGAATGCATCCACCTTGTTCAAAAG GTCTCCACCTACAATTCCAGAAGTTAGACTTCCTGAAGATGTCGCCTTGGGCGTTGCTAGTGCCCTTAGAATTGAAATAAATGGAGCTCTTGCATTCCTACATGGCATTGCAGCAGGAAAAGATGTGAAGAAATTTGTAATT GTGATTGCTGGTCTATGGGTATTTTCAGTTATTGGGAGTTGCTGCAATCTTCTGACATTGTTTTACATTT CTTTCTTGTTGCTGCATACGGTGCCTGTGGTTTATGAGAAGTATGAGGTCAAAATCGATTGCTTTGCCAAGAAAGTCCTTCATTTCTACCACTTGCAAGCGGAGAAAGCCAAAGCTGAGATCAAGCAGCAGTATGCAGTATTTGATGATAAGTTTTTGAGTAAGATTCCTAAAGGATTACTGAAAGGAAAGAAGTTTATATAG